Proteins from a single region of Weeksella virosa DSM 16922:
- a CDS encoding alpha/beta hydrolase, whose amino-acid sequence MKELKGIQYIERKPTVETDRAFLYLLIHGYGSNEEDLFSFANDLPAEAHIVSVRGRFPLIYGGFGWYGLDFTDGVKMTNFEEGVESRNSLVDFIDAINEQEKLDASNVWISGFSQGAILSYAIALSYPEKVKNVLILSGYPEDHFIDIKENRADYTHLSFFVSHGLEDVVLPIEGARLGEKLLTNLGIKHEYHEYRSGHGIIPQNYFDMMAWIKKELDA is encoded by the coding sequence ATGAAAGAACTAAAAGGCATTCAATATATAGAGCGAAAACCCACTGTAGAGACCGATCGTGCATTTTTGTATTTATTGATCCATGGGTATGGAAGTAACGAAGAAGATCTTTTTAGTTTCGCTAATGATTTACCAGCAGAAGCACATATTGTCTCGGTAAGAGGACGATTTCCGCTTATTTATGGAGGATTTGGTTGGTATGGGCTGGATTTTACCGATGGTGTGAAAATGACCAACTTCGAAGAAGGAGTCGAGTCGAGAAATTCTTTGGTAGATTTTATAGATGCCATTAATGAACAAGAGAAACTAGATGCTTCGAATGTTTGGATAAGTGGTTTCAGTCAAGGAGCAATTCTTAGCTATGCTATTGCGTTGTCCTATCCAGAGAAAGTGAAAAATGTTTTGATTTTGAGTGGTTATCCAGAAGATCATTTCATTGATATTAAAGAAAATAGGGCAGATTATACACATCTTAGTTTTTTTGTTTCTCATGGGCTAGAAGATGTGGTTTTGCCAATAGAGGGAGCACGCTTAGGAGAAAAGCTGCTCACCAATTTAGGGATAAAGCACGAATACCATGAGTATAGAAGCGGACACGGGATAATACCACAAAATTATTTTGATATGATGGCTTGGATTAAAAAAGAATTAGATGCCTAA
- a CDS encoding ABC transporter ATP-binding protein has translation MIKAVNIHKKYQDLEVLKGVTIDIMPKEIVSIVGASGAGKTTLLQILGTLEKPSNPVANATTVLIKGEDITKLSDVELSKFRNENIGFIFQFHQLLPEFTALENVMIPAFIRKTPRTEAEKHAKELLSMLGLSHRFSHKPNQLSGGEQQRVAVARALINNPSVVFADEPSGNLDSKNADELHHLFFKLRNELDQTFVIVTHNEELANMTDRKLEIQDGLLVKETVH, from the coding sequence ATGATAAAAGCGGTTAACATTCATAAGAAATATCAGGATTTAGAAGTTCTCAAAGGAGTAACAATCGATATAATGCCAAAAGAAATTGTATCTATTGTAGGGGCTTCTGGTGCAGGGAAAACAACTTTGTTGCAGATTCTTGGGACTTTAGAAAAACCATCTAATCCGGTTGCGAATGCTACTACTGTTTTAATAAAAGGGGAGGATATTACAAAACTCTCGGATGTGGAGTTGTCAAAATTTCGTAATGAGAATATTGGTTTTATTTTTCAGTTTCATCAACTTTTACCAGAGTTTACAGCACTAGAAAATGTAATGATTCCGGCTTTTATACGAAAGACTCCTCGAACCGAAGCAGAAAAACATGCCAAAGAATTATTATCGATGTTGGGGCTATCGCATAGATTTAGTCATAAACCCAATCAACTTTCTGGTGGTGAACAACAAAGAGTTGCCGTTGCTAGAGCGTTAATTAATAATCCTTCAGTGGTTTTTGCAGACGAACCTTCGGGGAACTTAGATTCTAAAAATGCCGATGAACTACATCACTTGTTTTTTAAGTTACGAAACGAATTGGATCAGACTTTTGTCATCGTTACCCACAACGAAGAATTGGCCAATATGACCGATCGTAAACTAGAGATACAAGATGGTTTGTTGGTAAAAGAAACTGTACATTAA
- a CDS encoding TIGR02757 family protein — MTDLKDFLEEKVQQYNTLDFIQTDPIQIPHRYSQKEDIEIAGFLTATIAWGKRQMIIRNADKMMQLMGNSPYDFVMSFSANNLDKMQGFVHRTFNSDDLQFFMKSLRNIYQQHGGLETVFSQYQTSTSMQEAISAFRNIFFEIDHLPRTKKHISDPMKNSSAKRLNMMLRWFVRRDPQGVDLGIWQTIPTAILSCPLDVHSGNVARKLGLLTRKQNDAKALKELDEALRIMDPKDPVKYDYALFGLGVFEGF; from the coding sequence ATGACAGATCTAAAGGATTTTTTAGAGGAAAAAGTTCAGCAATACAATACGCTAGATTTTATACAAACAGATCCTATACAAATTCCGCATCGGTATTCACAGAAAGAAGATATAGAAATTGCAGGTTTTCTAACGGCAACTATTGCATGGGGAAAACGACAAATGATTATTAGAAATGCCGATAAAATGATGCAATTGATGGGTAATTCTCCGTATGATTTTGTGATGAGTTTCTCGGCGAATAATTTGGATAAGATGCAAGGTTTTGTGCACAGAACATTCAATAGCGATGATTTGCAATTCTTCATGAAATCTCTTCGCAACATTTATCAACAACACGGTGGTTTGGAGACAGTGTTTTCTCAATACCAAACTTCAACATCGATGCAAGAAGCTATTTCTGCTTTTAGAAATATTTTTTTCGAGATCGATCATTTGCCTCGAACCAAGAAACATATTTCTGATCCGATGAAAAACTCCTCTGCAAAAAGACTCAACATGATGCTTAGATGGTTTGTACGTAGAGATCCACAAGGAGTAGATTTGGGTATTTGGCAAACGATCCCAACCGCTATTCTGTCATGTCCGCTCGACGTTCATTCTGGTAATGTAGCACGAAAACTTGGACTTTTGACTCGAAAACAAAATGATGCAAAAGCCCTAAAAGAGTTGGATGAAGCATTGAGAATAATGGATCCAAAAGATCCAGTAAAATATGATTATGCACTTTTTGGTCTGGGTGTTTTTGAAGGATTTTAG
- the crcB gene encoding fluoride efflux transporter CrcB gives MKTFFYIFIGGGIGSVLRFVLSKYMIQFWHKDFPTGTLIVNLIGCFLIGVLFTYFTKYPTPTIFSWLLIAGFCGGFTTFSTFSLESIVLLEKNQYSIFAIYILSSLLGGISLSFLGAKIASYL, from the coding sequence ATGAAAACCTTTTTTTATATTTTTATAGGCGGAGGAATCGGATCTGTTTTGCGTTTTGTATTGTCTAAGTACATGATACAATTTTGGCACAAGGATTTCCCAACAGGAACACTAATTGTTAATCTTATTGGATGCTTTTTGATCGGAGTTCTTTTTACATACTTTACGAAATATCCTACCCCAACAATTTTCAGTTGGTTGTTGATTGCTGGTTTTTGCGGTGGCTTTACCACTTTCTCTACCTTCAGTTTAGAAAGTATTGTTTTATTAGAAAAAAATCAATATTCTATATTTGCTATATATATCCTATCTAGTCTATTGGGTGGGATTTCGCTTAGTTTTCTAGGCGCAAAAATTGCCTCTTATTTATGA